The following is a genomic window from Victivallis lenta.
CAAGCGTGAGCTGGAAAAACAAACGCAGGAGTATTGCCGTCAAAACAGGATTGAACTGACAGATAAAAATAAGCGTTCCCTCCTGATGAAGGTTCTGATGTCCCGCTATGATGAATACTGGCGGGATATGGTCGGTTTTCTGCGGGATATCGGCGTGAAAAATCCTTTGACGGAACAAAATTTTTGTTCTTATCCCTACTTGCATGAGCAGCGTCGCACTTACGACTATGTGGACAATCACAAATATTGGGATCACCCCAGCTTCGGAGGAAAGCAGTGGGGGCTGCCCATGTTCTTTCTGTCCGAAAGCGCATTGGCGCACCGGGGGCGCCTTCCCAAATGGCTCGGCAATTCCCGGGTATTCGGCAAGCCGTACACGGTTACGGAAATGAATTTCTGTTACCCGAATTCATACAGGGCGGAAGGTGCACTCCTGTATTCCGCCGTCGCCGGATTGCAGGATTGGGATGGAATTTATCATTACGATTATGCGGACGGTATCGGCCGGATGTTTTCGAAGGGCAAACAGCAGTTGCGGATCTTCGACATCTGCAACGATATGGCGCGTCTGATTCCAGCCCGCATCGGAACCGCACTTTTTCTGCGGCGCGATGTTTCTCCGGCAGCGACCGCTTATCCGGTTGCGGTCGACGTTTCTTCGCCGTCGGCGTCTGATGCACGTTTTCCGGAGATTGCGGAAGACCTCATTTTCCGGGGACGAACCGGATCGCTTCTTGTCCGTGACGGCAAACTTCTTGACCCGGTTCCCGAAGGGACCCGGGAGATCTGTAACATGGATTCCGTGTTGAAGTCCGCTCCGGTTCCCTGTTTTGCGCCGGAAAAACGAAAACAGCAGGAACGCATCCTGAGCGACACCGGAGAAATTGAAATCGATTATGCCGGCCAGACCTTCTCGCTGGTTGCCCCGCAAACGGAAGCCGGAATTTTTCCGGCAGGCGCAACCTTTCGGGGCAGACATCTTTCCGCCCGCTCCATAAAGACATTCGGCATAATCGCCGCAATCACGCTGAACGGAAAATCTTTTGCGGACAGCAGCCGGCTTTTGCTGATTCATGCGACGGACTGCAAACAGGAGAACAGTTTGTACGATTCGAGAAAACTGTCCGTTCTCAAACATTACGGAGATCTTCAGCATGTTCTCGCCCGGCACGGCATCTGCGAGATCTCTCTGTCTCTTTCTGAAGGAAACTGGAAAATCTATGCGCTGGACTTTGACGGCAAGCGTCTCGGCGAAGTTCCTTTTAAGCAGGCGGGTGGTCAAATTCATTTTGTCGCGGATACTTTCTACGGTACCGATCGAGTGACATTCGCATATGAATTGATAAAAGAAAAATGAAGTTTGAATCGTTATGTGTGGCCTTATAACAGAAATTCAGCGTTTTTCACTCAACGACGGGCCGGGAATTCGCACCACGATATTCCTGAAAGGATGTAATTTGCATTGCGCATGGTGCCATAATCCGGAAACGGTCAGAGAAGCGAAAGAGCTGATGTTTTACCCTGCAAATTGCATCGGCTGCGGTCATTGCGTTCCGGTCTGCCGTACCGGGGCGCGATCATTTGCGGAAGGTGTGCTGCGTTTCGACCGGTCACTGTGCGTCAACTGCGGCGCGTGCGCAGAAGCCTGTTTCCCCGGCGCGCTGGAAATGGCAGGCAGGAGTGTTTCGGTTGCTGAAGTCATGGATGAGATCGTGCAGGATCGCGCCTATTATGCCGATTCCGGCGGCGGAGTGACTCTCTCCGGCGGCGAGGTGTTCTGCCAGGCTGAATTTGCCTCGGCATTGATTGATGCCTGCCGGGAGCTGGAAATTCCGGTCGCGGCAGAAACCAATCTGAACTGGCATTTCGAGACGGTCCGGCCGATACTGGAGAAACTTGATCTGATCATGTTTGATGTGAAACTCTTCGACAGCTCCGGGCACAAACTCTGGACCGGACTCGGAAATACCGTATTGCTGGAGAACGCCCGGCGACTTGACGAACTGGATATTCCGTTGATCGCCAGGACTCCGCTGATTCCCGGAGCGACCGATTCGGTGGAGAACATCCGGAAGATTGCCGGATTCCTGGCGGATTTCCGCAATCTGCGCTGTTATGAGCTGTTGAATTTCAACCCGCTCGGAGAATCCAAATACCGTGCTCTTGAAATGAAGAATTCCTTTCTCTCAGCACGTCCGCTGAAGCCGGAGGATCTGAACCGCCTGCGTGAAGCGGCGGAATCCGCCGGCAATCTCAAAGTTCAGGTCGGGTAAGACTATGATGATCCAATATATC
Proteins encoded in this region:
- a CDS encoding glycyl-radical enzyme activating protein, translating into MCGLITEIQRFSLNDGPGIRTTIFLKGCNLHCAWCHNPETVREAKELMFYPANCIGCGHCVPVCRTGARSFAEGVLRFDRSLCVNCGACAEACFPGALEMAGRSVSVAEVMDEIVQDRAYYADSGGGVTLSGGEVFCQAEFASALIDACRELEIPVAAETNLNWHFETVRPILEKLDLIMFDVKLFDSSGHKLWTGLGNTVLLENARRLDELDIPLIARTPLIPGATDSVENIRKIAGFLADFRNLRCYELLNFNPLGESKYRALEMKNSFLSARPLKPEDLNRLREAAESAGNLKVQVG